Proteins encoded within one genomic window of Aquarana catesbeiana isolate 2022-GZ linkage group LG03, ASM4218655v1, whole genome shotgun sequence:
- the LOC141134151 gene encoding olfactory receptor 10A3-like: MVAKNQTVVTEFLLLGFGDLHDLKFLLFAFLLIIYVMALAGNALVIVLVMISQNLRSPMYFFLSQLSLSEFLFTSNILPGILWLTLAGGGKISIIRCFSQFYLLAVCTVTQCLLLTIMSFDRYVAICKPLHYTIIMTFGLQLQIVTLCWSTGFILSIVLFGFLYRLEFCGPDTINHFYCDIGPVLELACSDISSTKLVTSMLSTPLVVCPFVLITATYISIFNTILKISSSIRRQKAFSTCSSHLTVVCLYFGSLASIYIFSPKIGSNTKKNLSLIYILVTPIFNPLIYSLRNQDIRGAITKYIHLIGTWQLP; this comes from the coding sequence ATGGTGGCGAAGAACCAGACGgtggtcacagaatttctcctcTTGGGTTTCGGAGACCTCCATGATCTCAAATTTCTACTTTTTGCCTTCCTTCTGATTATTTATGTCATGGCTTTAGCAGGAAATGCCCTTGTCATTGTCTTGGTTATGATCAGTCAGAATCTTCGCTCTCCCATGTATTTCTTTCTGTCCCAGCTGTCCTTGTCTGAGTTCCTCTTCACCAGCAATATTCTGCCTGGCATTTTATGGCTGACTCTAGCAGGTGGTGGAAAAATATCCATTATCAGATGTTTTTCGCAATTTTATCTACTAGCAGTATGCACTGTCACTCAATGCCTGCTGCTAACCATCATGTCCTTCGACCGCTACGTGGCCATTTGTAAGCCATTACATTATACCATCATCATGACCTTTGGACTTCAACTTCAGATTGTCACATTATGTTGGTCAACAGGATTTATCTTGTCAATTGTACTATTTGGTTTCTTATATAGGTTAGAATTCTGTGGTCCAGATACCATCAATCATTTCTACTGTGACATTGGTCCTGTTTTAGAACTTGCATGTTCCGATATTTCTTCTACTAAGCTGGTTACCTCCATGTTGTCTACTCCTCTTGTTGTCTGCCCATTTGTGCTTATCACGGCCACCTATATTTCCATCTTCAACACCATCCTGAAGATCTCATCCTCTATCAGGAGACAGAAGGCCTTCTCTACATGCAGTTCTCACCTCACCGTGGTTTGCCTATACTTTGGAAGCTTggcatctatatatattttttcacccaaAATTGGTTCCAATACAAAAAAGAATTTGTCTTTAATATATATCTTGGTGACTCCGATATTCAACCCTCTGATCTACAGCTTGAGGAACCAGGATATTAGAGGGGCCATTACAAAATATATACACCTTATTGGCACTTGGCAATTGCCTTAA